In Papaver somniferum cultivar HN1 chromosome 1, ASM357369v1, whole genome shotgun sequence, a genomic segment contains:
- the LOC113351504 gene encoding uncharacterized protein LOC113351504 has protein sequence MQVRKDKGMCYNCDEFYRQGHRCKNQQLFMLIDDEDVEETGSLSTEEIPETSPSSSDSTIEISLHVLTENITHDTIRISGHLNKHHVVVLIDTCNTHSFIDAALTSKLGIHVSSTGQMIFTVANGDSTIIKGIFQHLNWEMQGHQFSANLRVLPLGSCDIVLGDDWLRKLGDVTFNFSLLSISFVHQGTPITLQGTSYKPSLSLLNASSLKKFLKKPKGLPPSRSLDHKISLKTGSDPTSQRPYKCPYVHKSVVESLFYEMFSSGVIQPSHSPFVAHILLVKKKDGTWRFCIDYRKHNDITFKDKFLIPLIEELLDELNVLCPSMEAHLDHLQLTFALLRKHSLFAKLSKCAFSQPQLEYIGHIINANGVAADPDKVATMVNWPQPQTLKQLRGFLGFTDILKKDSFTWSDAATQAFAAIKTAMTSAPVLALSDFSQPFTLETDACSKGIGVVLMQNSKPIDFLSKPLGPKALALFTYENEFLDIVMVVQKWKHYLCSQQFIIHTDHQSLKYLMDHQLLPSASCSSLSLSQPQWVQDIISSYASDSTAQQLLTQLVVTPTQGNYSYAKGIIRFKGRLYIGSGTALRSSILHSLHASAVGGHSGINGTYHRARTSFFWPNMKTDIIQLVTTCDVC, from the exons ATGCAGGTTAGGAAGGATAAAGGGATGTGCTATAACTGTGATGAGTTTTACAGACAAGGTCATCgatgtaaaaaccagcaactcttcATGCtcattgatgatgaagatgtagAGGAAACTGGATCATTATCTACTGAAGAAATTCCTGAGACATCTCCTTCGTCTTCTGATTCTACAATCGAAATTTCCTTACATGTCTTGACAGAGAATATTACTCATGATACTATTCGAATTAGTGGTCATCTTAACAAGCATCATGTGGTTGTACTTATTGATACATGCAATACTCATAGTTTCATTGATGCTGCTCTAACCTCCAAACTAGGCATTCATGTTTCTTCCACTGGTCAAATGATTTTCACTGTTGCTAATGGCGATAGCACCATCATCAAGGGTATTTTCCAACACCTCAACTGGGAAATGCAAGGACATCAATTCTCTGCAAATTTACGAGTTCTCCCTCTTGGTAGTTGCGATATTGTTTTGGGAGATGACTGGTTGCGCAAACTTGGTGATGTTACTTTTAACTTCAGTCTGTTGAGTATTTCTTTTGTACATCAAGGCACACCAATCACCCTTCAAGGTACTTCTTATAAACCTTCTTTGAGCCTCCTCAATGCttcttctcttaagaagtttttaAAGA AACCTAAAGGACTTCCTCCTTCTAGGTCACTTGACCATAAAATTTCACTCAAAACTGGTTCTGACCCAACTTCTCAAAGGCCATACAAGTGCCCTTATGTTCATAAGTCCGTAGTAGAATCCTTATTCTATGAAATGTTCTCCTCTGGTGTGATACAACCCAGTCATAGCCCATTTGTTGCTCATATTCTCCTTGTTAAGAAGAAGGATGGAACTTGGCGTTTTTGTATCGATTATCGTAAACACAATGACATCACTTTCAAAGACAAGTTTCTTATTCCACTTATAGAAGAATTGCTAGACGAGTTGAATGTTCTATG CCCATCCATGGAAGCTCATCTGGATCATTTACAGCTTACATTTGCCTTACTAAGGAAGCACTCTCTGTTTGCCAAGCTATCCAAGTGTGCATTTTCTCAGCCACAACTCGAGTACATTGGCCACATTATCAATGCCAATGGTGTTGCTGCAGACCCCGACAAAGTTGCAACCATGGTTAATTGGCCACAACCGCAAACACTGAAGCAACTCAGAGGCTTTTTGGGGTTTACAG ACATACTAAAAAAGGATTCTTTTACATGGTCTGATGCTGCAACTCAAGCTTTCGCTGCAATCAAAACTGCTATGACTTCAGCACCAGTTTTGGCTTTATCAGATTTTTCTCAGCCATTCACCTTGGAAACTGATGCATGTTCAAAGGGAATTGGTGTTGTACTAATGCAGAATAGTAAACCAATTGACTTTCTAAGTAAACCATTGGGTCCTAAGGCATTGGCACTGTTTACTTATGAGAATGAGTTTTTGGACATTGTCATGGTTGTTCAAAAATGGAAGCACTATTTATGTAGTCAACAGTTCATCATCCATACTGATCATCAGAGTTTGAAGTATCTTATGGATCATCAGTT ATTGCCTTCTGCTTCATGTTCTTCCTTATCCTTATCTCAGCCTCAGTGGGTGCAAGACATCATCTCCAGCTATGCATCTGACTCCACAGCACAACAACTTCTTACTCAACTAGTTGTGACTCCTACACAGGGTAATTACTCTTATGCAAAGGGCATTATCAGATTCAAAGGGAGACTCTATATTGGCTCAGGTACTGCACTAAGATCTTCTATATTACATTCTTTGCATGCCTCTGCTGTTGGAGGCCATTCTGGCATCAATGGCACCTACCACAGAGCTAGAACTTCATTTTTTTGGCCCAACATGAAGACTGATATAATTCAACTTGTCACCACTTGTGATGTGTGCTAA